The region tcaaaacgcttataaatcacacagagtgaggtttttttggggaaagttgaaatgcacagtctcctgtaaggggtaggtttaggtgtagggttggtgtagggcaatagcacatacagtaagtacagtataaaaaccattacgcctatgggatgtccccacttttcacaaaaacaaatgtgtttgtgtgtttaaaaaCCCCATATCAAATCTACAAACATGAAACCACTCTGTTCTTTAGCTAAACAGTCCCAGTACATCATGACACTTATATACGGCATTTGTTGTTGGACCGCAATTAATACTGTATATCAAATGGGGTTGTTATTTGAATCACCACTTTCTGTCTAAAGTGTTTCATTTAATTATATCAGAAATTATTCAGAACGATTCAGAAATTGTTGTGACAATTAACACCTCCCGTCTTACAGGCATAAAGTTTCAAATCAACACAGCCAAAGCAACATGACAGCAACTTTACAGAGTCATTTTGAATTCATTGTCAGACTTCCAACAGTGTCGAGGCAATTAAAATCAACCTTATTCTCAATGAGAAGGCCTAGTTTTGCTTATAATTTCTTGTCGGTTCATGAAAGAAACTTGATTGCTCTTCAGATGAAAGGAGCTGACGTGACTTGTCGCTGCCTAATGAACTGATGAAAGCGAGAAGTGCCTTCTCTTTGAGGACAGAAGAGACTCCAGCAGTCATTTAACTAATGTAAGTCTTATTTGAGTTGATAAATTCAATGAATTCAGCTCTGCACAAAAGCATCTATTTGTGTTTGACATCTCTGACGTTTCACAGACAGAATGAATTGCTTTACAAGAATCTCATTCATTTGCTGCAAGTCATTTTGATCACATTTCTCATAATGAAACCAGACATTGGAAAACAGACAAGCTCTTTTAATTTTCACTTTCTTTGAGTTTAGAAACTCAGCAATATAATCAGTACAACAAAGCAtgtctttctcagtgagaaGAACAATTGCTCCAATAAGAAACTAAAGTTTTCTTTTTGACATTAGCTGTTTCAAAATCTAGTGAGCTGTCTTGCTGCTTACTGCCTACGCAGATAGCATCCTAATCAtcaagtatcctcataaacaACTGATTTGGAACGCTCTACATAGGCAGCAATTTACACAAATCGCATGTTCCAACttccaaataaaattaaaaaataatgagatCTGTTTTAGCTAGTTTATCAATACTGTTCAgtattgaattaaatattttattttttttttttttttgtcaaagatGTTCAAGGACGGTAAACAGAGTACTTGTCATGGTTGCTTAGAAACAATGTATGTGCTTAAGTAGCACAgccaaaaaattaataaataaataaaaaatgaagaggAAAAGGAACAAAGGAAAACAATAAGGAGTGACCTTTTCGACATAATCCCGAAAGAATCACAAAATACTGCATTGCCATCTTCTGATTATCAAGTATGACATTTAAATCTATAGGCTATGATTGCAAATAATGTGTAGGTAAGCCTGAGTAcatatatatgttaattatGTAATCAATGGCAAAAGGAATGTCAGAAtcattgatgaaaaaaaatattgaatgtcTCATACAGAGAATCAACACGGCATCATTGGATGTGCAATAGTTCTTCAATATTGGGAATtggattcattttaaatggcCAAGCAGAGAATCAATTGTTTCATATTTGTCCCAGTTACACTACACTGCATGTGCCAATTATGTGTAAGCAGGAACATCACAAGGACACACAGAATAGCTGGTTTTCATAGAGATTATTTACAGACCGCTTAGCACACTTCACTTTTACACATCACATCTGATATCTTGCCTGGCTGCTCTGTgccatgtatttatttagttattccCGTtgtaaattgtatatatatatatatttaaaaagaatccTGTCTTCCTCTCATTTAAAATGCCAAGCAAAGAACAAGAAATCAATTcgtaaatcaataaatcaatctctccctctctctatgtgtgtgtgtgtgtgtgtacaaccttgtaaacaaaacaaagagtatgctttacaaaattttacagatttttatttgtagattattatttattttattgtatagaTACAGAGATATAGTTaagttcttttctttttcatcatgACGATGCCGTTTTGGTCTGTCACATTGCTTTATTACATGAAAAATATGCTGTATTTTGATGAATATATATAAGTATGACTAATGCAAATTTATAAGAGCTGCATGCCAAAAAAAATCTGTCTTGtagtgtgcaaaaaaaaaaaaaagtcatctgGAGATGGGCATCACTGCCAGTGTTGTAATTCAGCAAGAGTGTGTGGCTGACATTTACACATGCAATCTGGGTTGACTTGAAATTCAGAAGACATGGAAAGGGTTTAAGGAGGGGAAGGCTATACTTTCCTAAGATGTAAACATTCCCAATTAAGCAACCGGGACATTTGTATTGATATGTTTAATTACCCCCAAcccccaacaaaaaaaaaactttatttggacCTTAAggctttatatttattttaacctCCCAGATCTTGCTCACATATcttagagcgcttttagctgaAAATACACTGCATAATCCAACATTCCCCAGCAGCGGAAGAATTTCAGCAACACAGATTCTGTATCAAGTCTGCTCTATAAATTCTCATTCATATGTATTTTCCATCAAAAATTGCACAGCTCCTTCGATTGATATAAATGTCTCAGGAGAGATCTTACTTTGCGCTTttatgaagaacctttctgtgaATCTCAACTGCAGAAGAGACTCTTACATAAGAGGCTTAAGTGAAAATGCCACCGAATATGAAATTTTAGATTAAGTAATTCACTGgtgtattacatttaatatttgatatgTAAGTAggctgtactgtactgtatagaGAATAGAATGGAGTCACTTCATAACATTTCATAACTACTGTAGCTGAACAGCAAAATCCACCTgatatattaaaacagacaaATTTAATGTGTGAATAAAATGGCAATTGAATGGGAATAGATGCATCTACATACTGTAATAAACGGATATGtggaaaaatgttatttattatatttctatattatatgaattaacatgaataaactTTAACTAATAAGAGAATGCAAAAGATGTTTAGACAAACATTTTTCTTGCTCTTTGAACGACTGTCTGCAAATGTTGATCATTTGTTATATGTAACTTGTGACATTTACGCTCAGCTGTGTCCTATATGAAGACAAGATAGTAATTTAGGCAGGGTGGTTTTACAGTAATTTGAGATTCACCTGCCTGATTACATTTTCCCCAGGTTCAAAAAGAGTTCAATATCATTATTATTCTCTCTTCCTTAACATCTTTCATCAGTCATGCATGACTGAATTATGATGACTGTGGCATATTGAACAATTGCATGCATGATATTGTTAACTCAGAATGAGATTTTCTTTTGCACATAAGTTCTTTTGAacgtaatattaatattataataaataaatcctcTTTGTCATGAACAGAGTTTCTGATATATCTGAGCACAGCTTTGAGAGTACATTAAAGGCAACTGTTCAAATTAGTTTCATATTCTTGATTATTCATGCTGTCCACTGTTCAGAAAattatgcagtgtttttttaatattcttgaAGATCTCCTCTGTACAAAGTTAATTAGTCACTATTCAGAGATCAAAAATTGTGCCAATTGACAGTCGTGTTCTTTTCATTCCTTTATGAAGTTTTGCAGATGTTATTTAACTGTTAAAAAGGTGCGCTgggtattaaaataaatgaaaataaaataataataaaataaaaaactatccCTCACAttcttgttttcatttaagaaaaaataagtattttttgaCACTACTGCAACAAACACCAAAAAAGATGTTTACTAGCATGTGTTGAGGCAGTGCGGTCAGTGATAGACCACTAAAGACTTTTTAAACAGCACCTGACTACTTGAAATGCTTGTCACATTACTAGAAAAAATATGATGTTTTTAGAAAAACGTATGCAATATGATCATTTCACATGCACCTGTATGTTTAAAATGCAGCTCACACTGCCTCTGTCTCACCGAACACCTTTTGCCTTTAGTGATTACTGTCACATAATGTTCTTTGTGTTTCCATCTGTGCATCGATGGGGGTGGGCAGCAGTATGCATCACATAAAagcaacataaaatcacataatcACATGAAAGCAACAGAGGATGCAGTGCggtatttaaaaaactaaataaaatcatGCATTCCTCTGGGCTGGGTTCAATTTTGTGACGATGACTGTGGTCGGAGGAGATAAGAAATGAGTAAAAGCTTGTTAAAAATGAAAGACAGCAATAAGAATAACTATTAAGAGTCGTAAAAACAATTTCCGAGCAGGTCTGTCTTGTTAAGGAAGGGAACTTCTTTCCTACTGTTCTTTACATCCAGGTTCAGCAGGGGTCAGGATGGTGGATAACACTCTGCCTTTGATCCTCAGGGAAGATTACATAGTCCTTTCTGTAAGGAacagagaccaaaaaaaaaaagtgtgtgaaaCAGGTTGTAATAAAGGAAAGAGACTAAATTCACCTAGTGACGCACAATGCAACACCCCCACACATCTATGTTGGAATGTCTGGTTCTGCTAAAAGATCTTCCTTCAGTTAGTATCTCTGCACCTACAGAGCTGAGATTATAGCAGATGTGGAGATGCAGGAGAAGATGTTCAGATGCTGGTGAAATTTTCTGATATAACATCTGTTTGATAGCTGTGGGCCATCATGTCACTGAGGGTTGTAGTAACCACAGCACATGGCTTTCTTCTACTTGCTCCATGtcgctatctatctatctatctatctatctatctatctatctatctatctatctatctatctatctatctatctatctatctatctatctatctatctatctatctgtctctctatctatctgtgtcCATTCTTGGGCttttcattgtgtgtgtgtgtttctattGATCTAGTATTCTATTAAACAGCCAACCAGCTGTTTCTGATTTGTAAACACATGCAGCACACTATCAATCTAAGAGTTTCTCATGATATAAAGAAAATGCTAAAGACAAgactaaaaactgaaattagTTGACAAATGTAAATGGTGTTTACAAAtgaatttctttacaaaataaaaaataaaataaaaaatgctgtttatgtTAATAAACAGCACTGGGATAAAATCCAGTATAGCATTCTAACAGCTTTTTCTGTTTGCATCACTCTGCTGGTTTTTGCAGGTTGCATTGTTAGCAAGTTAGTGTCTTTTGagtcatttcattcatttattctggTACAAAACATTGATTCATTCGCAAACAAAACAACTGACATGCCCTGTCCCAAATAGCACCTTAAACCCTTGTGGTCTTCCTCACATGTTCATGATGTAATTCCACTTTGACTCTCGGGTAGAAGTCTGCTGCGGGTTCAACAGAAGTGTGCATcgagaaagctaaaaaaaaaaaaaaaaggatgctGAAAGCTAAAATGACGAATGGGACACTTTACATCAGGTCCAGAGGAGCTACCTTCCTGTAGATTTCAGCTCCATCCCCAAACAAACACACCCAAACCAGCTAATCATGGTTTTCAGGGCAGGAGCACAGCTGTCTTTAttaatgagtcattgaatcttTCATTCAACCGATGgttcaaaatgctgatttattcaagaacaaaacaaaggAATGTCTTTATGAGTAAATCTTTGCATCCTTcgttcaaccgattcattcaaaaccattgagtcattcaggaacaaaacaagtaAACCACTCTCTTTACGATTGAAACTTTGAttcaactgatcaaaaatgTCCACCATCCAGTCCGCCAACAATTAATGATGGTAATATGTTCTTGTAAAAAGTTAGTAATCTAATTCTTTCAACTGCTGAATGATGGTTGTGAGAAATACTGAAACTGTCAAAGGTAATACTGATTTAAACTCAATCAGTCACTCCACAGATCTGTACATCAAGCCACAGAGGACACAGAGAAAAAACAATGGTTTAAAAATATGTGATGGCATACATGGATGCCTCATGACATTTAAACTAAAGGGTGGCAATAAACTTGTACGTCTTCATACAGGCCAACTGTGCCATGTGGGAAATCTCGCTCAGATGTCAAATCAGTTGCTCTTCCTCACACTGTGGCAGCATGGCTTCTGAGCCAATAAAGAATAATGAGCAACACCTGTCTCAGTAGGCTATATCACCATATGACATCTGTGTTAACATGGGCAACACCAACAATTACATAGACATACagtttcctaaaaaaaaaaaaaaaaatactgctttATTTGAGCAATGTTTTGGCACAGCAGATTGTCTTGTTTTTGAGGCATTGTCCAATATCCTAATATGAAATTGTGATTTTCCACTCGTCCCCTGTTGCTCCACATGTTCTGTACACCTTCCATTGTACCATTCACCAGCACAAAGGTGAATCAGATTTTGGTATTACTATATACAACAGAGTGCATTTATGTAAGCTATAAAATGTCTAAGTGAATTTCAGACAACAGAAAGCAGACAAAAGAGAGCAATTGTCAGTTGTCAATTGTTCATTGTCAGTCTGTGCTTTCAGCAAACTAAAGTCATCTCAAAAGCACCTCATCATACAGACAATGAAGCTTACCTTGGCTGAAATAAGTATAGCTTGATGTGAATTGTGAATGCATACGGCTCTACAAACTGTCACCATGACTTAAACGGCCAGTTcctgtttgaaaatgatggcTATAAAGGCTTTTATGAGAAGCAAACTAAATACGTCCCCAACTGCTCAGACACAAAGTCAACTCTGCTGCTGACATCCTTGTCATTAAGTGATAGCATGACGGATGTTTAAAAATGCTCTCAGATGGTTCACATCACAAAACATATTGCCCTTGTTCCCTGTGCTTAGCAATTTTCAGAATAAATGACTACCCTGCTAGTGATTACTGTTCTTTGACGAATCAAACGAAAACAGATCTATACTCTGACAAAATCAAAaactaaatagttttttttttgtaatataacaATTGCTTTTGATTTATCATGCACGCCTTTGTTTAAATAATAGACTGCTATTTTTTATCATATGCAACAACCCACATATACTGTACCTCAGTATTTGTTTATTCAGAAAAGATATTTTCAAAGCACTGGTAAAATTTCAATTCCTAAAGTTGGTTTTCTATTACAAATGTTTATAATAGAAGctaaaaatgtcaataaatgaaaataattaattttgattaaatatgcGGTAACCAGAAGtttcaaaaaaagttttaatttaagtaATATATAAGTACACTTTGATGTTCAGCTGTTCTAATTACAttcaaattttttatatttaaataattcaataattaagtCACCTTGTGGCCCTGGTTGAGAACCATTGATTTAGATTCCTTTCTCTGTTTCCGgctaaaaatatgcaataaatggcatattttaaagttattaatttttgtgaaagaacATAGGATCATTTGTCTGTCTCTGAAGATAAACAGTATTTCTGAAGATGTTAGCTGTTACCATGACTATGTAATTAAAGCAGCATGGTGCTGAAGACATCATAACTGTGCAATTATTTAAGCTCACAATATTTATCCAACAAGAAAAGCTAAAAATTTGATGTATTTCAAATATACAAAGCCCCTTTTTtatatttggtatttttaatcaaaacagcATCAACACTTCACAATGTGATGCTGtgaagcattttttatttatttttttggtaatatTAAATCATGCTCAACCACACTCCATGTAAAATAGTCTCACATCATTGGCTAAAAATAACAGCAATTCCAAATCACCTTGACATTCACTGACTTTTTCATTTAACCCTCCATTTCCGTATTGATCTTTGGTTATTGTAGGGAATCATGCGGCTCTCTTCTTTGTCCTTAAGTGTGGTGAGTCATGCTGACATTCCCGTATATACTTTTACACACTAGAAGCATGAAAAGGAATTAAACATTATTCACCTTTAAGACCATGTCAAGATCACTTCACTGCTGGGACAAAGCATGGTCAATTACTCAAAGCCACTTGCTACAAGAGCAGTGCCGGGTTGGTCAGCTCTCTGACAAAAAGCAGATGGACTTCCAGCTGTTCCGTGACTATGAAAGTGTTATTGAGATTTGCAAAATGATAGCATTGTACCAGCTCCCGAAGAGAAAGTGCAACAGATAAGAGACATCTGATTGAGGATTTCTGACCCTAAAGGTAACATAagttgcattgtgggattgactGGGGACAAAGGAgaaaaaattgataaaaatggtAATCAGCTTTTTTATAATGACcaaaatgctgttcatttggtAATTGATGCACGAGAACTTCTCGTGTCGTCCTGTAGATGGCAGTGTGTCCTCTTTAAAAATacgtttttacatttaaatgaaaattctgttgttaCCTGTCTTTCTCCTTTATGCTGTTCCAGAcgtgtatgactttatttcttcgtTGGAACACATCCTGCATCTTTTTCAATAGAACGCTGAAGGATGACATATTTTTTGAAGTTTTCAAACTTGGAAATTAGCATCACCCTGGTTcctgtgacaaaaaaaaaacaaaaaaaaaattcccacaGCATTTTTCTACCAGcaagcagttaaaaaaaaaaaaaacctataaatGAACTACACCACAAttgcttaaaggaatagctccCGTAAGACCTTCGGTATGGGATCATTTTTCCGTCTaaagtataaagtataaagttttgatttatgcttattattttttaaaatgcgttattaaatttttgatttacgcttattatttttactaaaaaaaattgaaggGAAGTTACTTTcaacagtttttaattttttttaatttttttaaatgtagctaaaataaattgtttgcaaccacttaccttaaaaaaaaatgtagtagcctatttttattttttttttcagtgtagccCTCAAAGTTATTCATAAGGTTTTTGAGTCTGTTTGTCAATGAATCAGTTGACAAAAACGAAGcgattcacaaacaaatctgACCAATTCTCGAGTTCAGCTTATTGTCTCACTGATGAAGATATCACATGGCTTCAGAGGacctggagaaaaaaaaatggtgagATCAGAGTGACACCCTTATCTCCTGCTGAAAGCGTGTTGTATCGGTTACCCATTTCATTTTCTCTTGAGACATGTCTTATGTTTCGTTTCCTGCTGCTTCAGTTCAGAGGAAATTCAGCTGAAGGACACATTCGTCACAAGTCTTTGCTATGCTAGGTGGAACAGAACCTCAAAAGGCCCTCAGATCTTCATATAATCTATCACAGCCTTTACATCTTGcaacaaaaattgttttaaaatatctatAGGTTTTGAAGATAAGCTTATACAGTTGTTTGTTTAAGTGATGTTCTGATGAAACATTTGACAGCTTTGATAAAGATCATGGAAAAACATCTGCCTCACAAGAACCCACCAACTGAGGTGCTGGATTCCTGTCGTTCTCCAACCCCTGACATCAGGCAAAGGCGATCTATTTATGGCTGTTCTTGAAACACGAGGACGTGCTGGTCACACCAGCCAGTTTCTATTGGCATCAGCCCACACTGAGGATTCAAACATTTATGAGTAATAAAAGTTCTTAAGACAAGACGGCTCTTCAAAGCTTTATCTATAATGATAAAGGTTAAATAATCCCACAGACTGGATTTTTGAGGGCAGCTGTAACTAgggcaaaaaacaaacaataaagcaGATGGAACATTTCTTGGAAACAGGATTGGTGGACAGTTTATTCTAGCTAAGCACTTTTGCACACTCCATGGACATTTTCCaccttggtgtgaagaaatgaTCGGTTTATGTACCACATTAACCTTGTTTACAGAATACAATGCAAGCATTTACAGTACCACAAAACTGCATTTCCTACAACCGACTGAAAATTTAACTTTCTCGTGTaacattacagtaataaaaatactgaCAGGAGCAAGttcaaaaagacattttatgGTATGAAGTAAATACAGCTTTACATTTGAAGAAAATCtcaaatattttagagcttgcAATTAAAAGGGGGGAAATAAACCTGAACAGTATGTGCAACACACTTCTAACTCTATCAGTAAAGTTTGTCATTATCAAATATTTCCAAACTGTACCTCACAAAAATATATCAAAGGTTTTCtctttttaatctaaaaaaaaaaaaaaaatgttgttcacttacaaatatttttgaccGAACAcatcatttcaaaacatttttattaattatggcTAATACTTCTCTCTCAAACTCACAATAAAGACACATTAATggtaatttaatcatttaaaatatactcttTTAACACCAAacatgttaataaataaatcaaagttTAGAGAATATTTTGGTCCGTTAATGTCGGGAGAACTACTTCCAGAAACTGTTGAAATATAaccatttattatttactaactTAATATCTTAGCATCTATCAAATCTAATTAATGGtaacttttttttcaatgtgtgcatcatatgcaatataaataggcctataattaaaCCAACACAAATCGGCTTTGTGCCCCTTCAGCATATTGCACGCCACCTCTTCAGTTATTAGAATTATGATACAGATTTCTCATTAcagtatttacatttagttcACCTCCAACTTTTCTTCTGAAAAGTGTGAAAATGAGTTGTGGCATGAAGAATGAGGTAAACAGTAGCACAGAGAATGGCAAAGGTTGCCTGACACACCATATCATCAAAGTTCATTTAAAGTCCATTCAGGATTCCTGTAAAGCACCGCTTTCACCACTCGGCAGGACAAGTCCTCATTTCCACACCACAATCACGCCATTACCAATCCTGGCAGGTTCACTTCACTGAAAGAAAAAGATCATTAGACCCATCTATCTGAGCTAAAATTTGATCTGACTACCTGGCAACCAAAGTCTGAACAGCGTCAAAAgacattttgtttattgtttccATATACTTTCCCTTATAGAGCCTGCTGTCTGTGTACTTCTAAAATGCTGACAGGTCAATGTCCTTGTATGGTGTGGAAAGACTGCCATTCAGTTTTATAGAGCTTGAGTGCGGATCACTTTCTAATTGGACTGGAGCAAAtattcaatttaataaataataagggtgatattttgtttaataaaaacgTGATGACAGGTCAGCatgaaaaaacacttttgttCTGATATAAACACTTTGTGAACAATCaaattttatgatatttttttgtgcagattCTCTCATGACTCTCATTGTAGTTTTAAACCTATATGACTTATATCTTGTGTGGAAcatgaaagaaaatattttgaagaaggttggtaaccaaactgttttccattatatagacaaaaaaatgtcatcttttgtgttccacagaagaaagatcTGGAACAACATGTATTttgtttacagtatttttatttttggatgttctatccctttaataacCAATTTCATCAGATGCCGATATACGTAAACATCCTCAAAAACCATGCACAAAACAAGGCAAGTTAACAGAAAATATGACTCATACTTAGTTAAATATGGATTCACTTCTTACAAACATAAACATGGTTTGTACTGACCATATAATTATTAGTTGCAGATTGCATGAAATCATAGAAATAGACATTTTCAAGGATATTTTGTGTATGTTAATCAATATGGTAGTGCATTGGTTTTCCACTTGATATCCAATGTAAGTCCTGAACTATTTGAGAGCTGTTGGTTTACATGATCTGAACAGTAAGTGGTCTTAATGCACCACATGGCTAATATAAACTGAATGAGGCAAGAGAAGAAATAAACATACTCACTTCAAACAGCATTTGTGTCGACTGGAGCAGCTAAAGCTTCACATGTGTTTAGTGAACTGAGCTTCTCTTCTTCATCGCTTGTTtccttttttctcttcttttttctaCATGGTTTATATCGTTTGCTGTGAAACAAGATAGGAAGACGGGCAAAGAAAGACATTCAAGGTTAaaaaacactgaagactgacTCTTATGAAAGTATGAAATAATGTATCACATTACTCACTGTGTACAGACGCATATGAATACGATGAGCAGAATCAGAAAGACCAATCCTGCCACCACACATGCGATGACTATTTTCTTTCGTTCTTCTACACGAAGATCGAGATCACGATATTCGCACCGAGTGCCAATATATCCCGTTTCACATCtgtacaaaaaacaaactaattatTCAACATTTACTTGATCTCTGATTGGTTGCGTGATGGACAGGTCAAAGTCTCACCTGCATGAAGGAGTGTTTTGCGCCTTTACAAAACGGCAAACACCATGGATACAGTAATGCTTGTATTCTTTTGGACATTTAGAGAAGTGTCCACTCCATATGTGGTCATCATTTGAATCTGCACAGATTTAAAGCAGGGTTACATATCAACATTAAACACAAACAGTACCATTCACAAGTTTAGGGTCTGTAAGATATTTGAATGTTTCTGAAAGTCTCCTATGCTCATCAAGatggcatttatttaatcaaaaatagtaaaaacagtactattgcgaaatattattacaattgaaaataactgttttctattttaatattaaaatgcatgtaGTTTATTCATGtgagatggcaaagctgaattttcagcagctgttacgccagtcttcaatgtcacatgatccttcagaaatctttctaacatactgatttgctgctcaagaaacatttcttattatcatcaatattgaatgtatttttaattaatactgaaaatactgaattaatattttgtgaaaaattcTTTTAACcaattttatgcatccttgttgaataaaatgagTGTATTAAAAAGTATATTGTAGTAGGGATTCACAAGAAAATCTGTTTGATAATTATGTTCATGTTATAGGCTGATATAAAAATGtctatattattttgaattaataaattaaaaatgaataccAACAACTTAAATGCTACAAGGGTATTTAGGCTTCACAATACTATAGTGCACAACATGAAAATTATACAGCAATATTCAGATTtgttaaagattacatttaatagAGTCATTAagctgttttatatttatgctaGCTAATGGCAAATGtgatctaaatgtaaaaaataaggGTAAAATTAACATGTACGATAAATATCCAATATCCATCAATAtaatacatgttaaaaataacaaataacaacTCAAATAATTAACATAATATCTATAAAATACAGAGTAACGTAACCGGAGTTGTCTGTTTACTCATTTACAATATTATGTGTGTCATTATACAAGCCAAGTGTAAAGGCCAAACTCAGTTCAAAGGATCGAGGAAGAAA is a window of Onychostoma macrolepis isolate SWU-2019 chromosome 21, ASM1243209v1, whole genome shotgun sequence DNA encoding:
- the btc gene encoding probetacellulin, which produces MDRTLRFILGIITAVVLFKYSQAEWNTTNTPVNRTVSCDHHDNCTDSNDDHIWSGHFSKCPKEYKHYCIHGVCRFVKAQNTPSCRCETGYIGTRCEYRDLDLRVEERKKIVIACVVAGLVFLILLIVFICVCTHKRYKPCRKKKRKKETSDEEEKLSSLNTCEALAAPVDTNAV